From Halobacteriovorax sp. GB3, a single genomic window includes:
- a CDS encoding protein-L-isoaspartate(D-aspartate) O-methyltransferase, whose protein sequence is MANSYKEERMNMVDRYIKAQGINNERVLEAMERIPRHEFIPKQYREYAYDNTPLPIGLGQTISQPYIVAYMTEALEIKESDRVLEIGTGSGYQAAILGVLAKEVYSVELLSDLAQRANDKLQSIGIRNISIRIGNGYNGWSEKAPFNKIIVTAAPKEIPIKLIEQLAKGGMMILPVGEIEQVLFLIIKNRDGTISKKELLPVRFVPMIEPLIQ, encoded by the coding sequence ATGGCCAACTCCTACAAGGAGGAGAGGATGAATATGGTTGATCGCTATATCAAGGCCCAGGGAATAAATAATGAGAGAGTTCTTGAGGCGATGGAGCGAATACCAAGACACGAATTTATCCCTAAGCAGTATCGAGAGTATGCCTACGATAATACGCCTCTTCCCATAGGTCTTGGACAGACGATTTCTCAGCCCTATATTGTCGCTTATATGACTGAGGCCTTAGAGATTAAAGAGAGCGATCGCGTTCTTGAGATAGGCACAGGTTCAGGTTATCAAGCCGCTATTTTAGGAGTTCTTGCTAAAGAGGTCTACAGTGTTGAACTCTTATCTGATCTGGCCCAAAGAGCAAATGATAAATTACAAAGTATTGGTATTCGAAATATCAGTATTCGTATTGGAAACGGCTATAACGGCTGGAGTGAGAAGGCTCCTTTTAATAAAATCATAGTTACAGCTGCACCAAAAGAAATTCCTATTAAACTGATTGAACAATTGGCCAAAGGAGGAATGATGATTCTTCCAGTTGGTGAGATTGAACAAGTACTTTTTCTTATTATTAAAAATAGAGATGGAACGATTAGTAAAAAGGAATTACTACCCGTTCGTTTTGTTCCCATGATTGAACCACTAATTCAATAG
- a CDS encoding aminoacyl-tRNA deacylase, translating into MSLPIKVQTYLNEHNYHYKHMSHEPTETALETAASVHCPQRRMAKVLACRIDGEKGLLVLPANERFHAESFKDSTGTRHIELMSESEMEMTFDDCEVGAIPPFSELYNATIFLSNHFEKDGDIYFNAGTHRDLVRIPYLELVKNERPMISFFSVPIKEWETYKDDYIHNFS; encoded by the coding sequence ATGAGCCTACCAATTAAAGTTCAAACTTATTTAAATGAACATAATTACCATTATAAACATATGTCTCATGAACCGACAGAAACGGCACTGGAGACGGCCGCTAGTGTACACTGTCCGCAAAGAAGAATGGCCAAAGTTCTTGCTTGTCGAATTGATGGGGAGAAAGGACTTCTCGTTCTTCCTGCAAATGAGCGATTTCATGCAGAGTCTTTTAAAGATTCTACAGGAACACGACATATTGAATTGATGAGTGAGAGTGAAATGGAGATGACTTTCGATGATTGTGAAGTCGGAGCGATTCCTCCCTTTTCAGAGCTTTATAATGCAACGATTTTTCTTTCTAACCATTTTGAAAAGGATGGCGATATCTATTTCAATGCAGGAACACATCGAGATCTTGTTCGTATTCCTTATTTGGAATTAGTTAAAAATGAACGTCCAATGATTAGCTTTTTCTCCGTTCCAATCAAGGAATGGGAAACTTATAAAGACGATTATATACACAATTTCTCTTAA
- the adeD gene encoding adenine deaminase: protein MSKGNLGTKNTQQLTREEMKELLSAARGEGELDLLITNVKILDLVNGELIDSSIAIKGNHIAGTGKEYDDQRTKRTIDAKGQIAVPGFIDGHLHIESSLMHPFEFERLTLPLGTTTAICDPHEITNVMGDKGFSWFLRCSEQMKQNLFVQVSSCVPALPGFETNGGEFNLENMDEYKKHPNTLGLAEMMNFPGVIYANDDVLDKLEAFDELNLDGHCPLLRGKELNAYIAAGIQNCHETVTADEGKEKLQKGMSLIIREGSVAKNLKTLAPLVTDFNSSQCLLCTDDRNPYEIFNEGHINYLIKKMINELGVEPHVAYRLSSFSAAKHFGLKRLGLIAPGKVADIVLLKDLKNVEIDDVLKSGKLVSEMNLQGELSSKLDFSKPPIENTMKRSAVQAKELHYEFEIGSKYNVMEIVKDEIITNHLKLEYTNDLLKDDVKKIVVVERYGKNSPITIGLVKGSGLKSGAICSSVAHDSHNIICIGENDEDMALAINQLIEQGGGFCVSQNKELKANLALPIAGLLSLQSAEEITEGLVSLKKACKAQGVELDEPFIQMAFLALPVIPTLKITDQGLIDVTKFEFIDLKVSE, encoded by the coding sequence ATGTCTAAAGGGAATTTAGGTACTAAGAATACACAACAACTTACACGCGAAGAGATGAAAGAACTTTTAAGTGCTGCGCGTGGAGAGGGAGAACTCGATCTTCTGATTACAAATGTTAAAATTCTTGATCTCGTTAACGGTGAATTAATTGATTCCTCTATTGCGATCAAAGGAAATCATATCGCAGGGACAGGAAAAGAGTACGATGATCAAAGAACAAAGAGGACAATTGATGCCAAGGGACAAATAGCCGTTCCAGGTTTTATTGATGGCCATCTTCATATTGAATCATCTCTTATGCATCCTTTTGAATTTGAAAGATTAACTCTTCCCCTAGGAACCACAACGGCTATTTGCGATCCCCATGAAATTACAAATGTCATGGGAGACAAAGGATTTAGTTGGTTTTTAAGATGTAGTGAACAAATGAAGCAAAATCTCTTTGTTCAAGTTAGCTCTTGTGTTCCAGCCCTTCCTGGCTTTGAAACAAATGGTGGAGAATTTAATTTAGAGAATATGGATGAATACAAAAAACATCCAAATACACTTGGTCTCGCTGAAATGATGAATTTTCCAGGAGTCATTTATGCTAATGATGATGTTCTCGATAAATTAGAGGCCTTTGATGAGTTGAATCTCGATGGTCATTGCCCTCTTTTAAGAGGAAAAGAACTTAATGCCTACATCGCTGCAGGAATTCAAAACTGTCATGAAACCGTTACGGCAGATGAAGGAAAAGAAAAGTTACAAAAAGGAATGAGTCTCATTATTAGAGAAGGTTCTGTTGCGAAGAACTTAAAAACACTTGCTCCACTTGTAACAGATTTCAATTCATCACAATGCCTTCTTTGTACTGACGATAGAAATCCATATGAAATTTTTAATGAAGGACACATTAATTATCTTATTAAGAAGATGATAAATGAACTTGGTGTAGAACCACATGTGGCCTATAGACTCTCATCTTTTTCTGCTGCCAAGCACTTTGGACTAAAGAGACTAGGACTAATCGCTCCTGGGAAAGTTGCCGATATCGTTCTTCTGAAAGATTTAAAAAATGTTGAAATCGATGATGTATTAAAAAGTGGAAAACTTGTTAGCGAGATGAACCTTCAAGGAGAGCTTTCTTCTAAGCTAGATTTTTCAAAGCCTCCAATTGAAAACACAATGAAACGCTCTGCCGTTCAAGCAAAAGAGCTTCACTATGAATTTGAAATTGGATCGAAATATAATGTGATGGAAATTGTTAAAGATGAAATCATCACAAACCACCTTAAGCTTGAATACACAAATGACCTTTTAAAAGATGATGTTAAAAAGATTGTTGTCGTTGAGAGATATGGAAAGAATTCACCTATCACAATTGGTCTTGTCAAAGGAAGTGGTCTGAAATCAGGAGCAATTTGTTCTAGTGTTGCTCATGATTCTCATAATATCATTTGTATTGGTGAGAACGATGAGGATATGGCCCTTGCTATCAATCAATTGATTGAACAAGGTGGCGGATTTTGCGTGAGTCAAAATAAAGAACTCAAGGCCAATTTAGCACTTCCAATTGCAGGTCTTCTCAGCTTACAAAGTGCTGAAGAAATCACTGAAGGACTTGTCTCACTAAAAAAAGCTTGTAAAGCACAAGGTGTTGAGCTTGATGAACCATTTATCCAAATGGCCTTCCTTGCTCTTCCAGTTATACCGACACTCAAAATCACAGACCAAGGTCTCATTGATGTCACTAAATTTGAATTTATCGATTTAAAAGTATCTGAATAA
- a CDS encoding methyltransferase domain-containing protein: MKHLKLQDIEDYEAISELSLSNAQKRELLKNEALFSFQEMTYANQLKVSTIIDNLFDFNVQSIEQEMLTEAKEKFPSGNQRSWGRSMHDDHQTYVGLSPSILQTPYCELQEIVNELEIEKNETVIDLGAAYGRMGIVCEQVCETIEFIGYEYCNERVEDGNNVYEDLNLENKSLEQQDIVSESFDLPVADYYFVYEFGHLKEIEKLFEKLREKSNEEQFKVVVRGEGAKSIVFHKHPWLTVFDYKEVGNCLIFSTFMEDL; this comes from the coding sequence ATGAAACACTTAAAATTACAAGATATCGAAGATTATGAAGCCATTAGTGAGCTTTCTCTTTCTAATGCGCAAAAAAGAGAACTCCTAAAAAATGAAGCCCTTTTCTCCTTTCAAGAGATGACCTATGCAAACCAACTGAAGGTTTCTACGATTATCGATAATCTATTTGATTTTAATGTTCAATCGATCGAGCAAGAAATGCTAACAGAAGCTAAAGAGAAATTTCCAAGTGGAAATCAGCGATCTTGGGGGCGTTCTATGCACGATGATCATCAAACCTACGTCGGATTGAGTCCGTCAATTCTTCAAACACCGTATTGTGAACTACAAGAAATTGTCAATGAACTAGAAATTGAAAAAAATGAAACAGTCATTGATTTAGGGGCCGCGTATGGCCGTATGGGAATTGTCTGTGAGCAAGTTTGTGAGACGATTGAATTTATAGGTTATGAGTATTGCAATGAACGAGTTGAAGATGGCAATAATGTCTATGAAGATCTCAATCTAGAAAATAAGTCCTTAGAGCAACAAGATATCGTCAGCGAGAGTTTTGATCTTCCTGTTGCGGATTATTACTTTGTTTATGAGTTTGGCCATTTAAAAGAAATTGAAAAACTTTTTGAAAAGCTTAGAGAAAAATCTAATGAAGAACAATTCAAAGTTGTTGTCCGTGGAGAAGGGGCCAAGAGTATCGTTTTCCATAAGCACCCTTGGTTAACCGTTTTTGACTATAAAGAAGTTGGAAATTGTCTAATCTTCTCAACTTTCATGGAAGACTTATAA
- a CDS encoding zinc-ribbon domain-containing protein: MSRTFTLEDLQEYALSHGGQCLSKEYVSTTTSYLWKCKNGHKWKATALEVLGKKSQKGTWCPKCKNESNLNLNLDDLL; this comes from the coding sequence ATGTCGCGCACTTTTACTTTAGAAGATCTTCAAGAATACGCTCTAAGCCATGGAGGTCAATGTCTTTCAAAAGAGTATGTCAGCACGACAACGTCCTACTTATGGAAGTGTAAAAATGGGCACAAATGGAAAGCGACGGCACTCGAGGTCTTAGGAAAAAAAAGTCAAAAAGGAACTTGGTGTCCTAAATGTAAGAATGAATCAAATTTAAATTTAAATCTCGATGATCTCTTATAA
- a CDS encoding FMN-binding glutamate synthase family protein, with the protein MNSLLSWIDQNPIEASVIGLFLFFILLFIHDVFIQKKYAILHNFPIVGHLRYLLTMVGPEMRQYWVANDKEEQPFNRSEREWIYSSAENKNSTFGFGTSEVIYSIGYPIIKNAGIPYPSEKAFYLKDNKTGIPCLKVMGEFNNREKKFRPKSIINISGMSYGSLGKKAISSLNLGAKLGGCYHNTGEGSVSDYHLQGADIMWQIGTGYFGCRDLEGNFSIDTMVKRCQEIPQIKAIEIKLSQGAKPGKGGILPGTKVNKEIARVRGIPLGKDCISPNAHSEFSNPNELIDFIEKIAKATGLPVGIKAAIGQGDFWEELSDLMLKRNEGPDFITIDGGEGGTGAAPLTFADHVSLPFKIGFSRVYQIFQKKNLCQRIVWIGSGKLGFPDRSIVAMTLGCDIIHIAREAMMSIGCIQAQKCHTDHCPAGIATQNAWLEGGISVERKALNFSNYLMQLRKELLQLSHAAGYEHPGQFTGEDIEFSNGVNHFSTLREIMGYEKEPLKFESMEKLLKE; encoded by the coding sequence ATGAATTCTTTACTGAGTTGGATAGATCAAAATCCTATCGAAGCGAGTGTCATCGGACTATTTCTTTTCTTTATTCTCTTGTTTATTCATGATGTCTTCATTCAAAAGAAATATGCAATTTTGCACAACTTTCCCATCGTTGGTCATCTTCGTTATCTTCTTACTATGGTTGGACCAGAGATGCGCCAGTATTGGGTTGCCAATGATAAAGAAGAGCAGCCTTTTAATCGATCAGAAAGAGAGTGGATTTATTCTTCTGCAGAAAATAAAAATAGTACTTTCGGCTTTGGTACGAGTGAAGTCATTTACTCTATTGGTTATCCCATTATTAAAAATGCAGGGATTCCCTATCCAAGCGAGAAGGCCTTTTATTTAAAAGATAACAAAACAGGGATTCCCTGTTTGAAGGTTATGGGAGAGTTTAATAATCGAGAAAAGAAGTTTAGACCGAAGTCTATTATTAATATCTCCGGAATGTCTTATGGCTCTCTTGGAAAGAAGGCGATTAGTTCTCTTAATCTTGGCGCTAAACTTGGGGGCTGCTATCACAACACAGGAGAGGGCAGTGTAAGTGATTATCATCTTCAGGGAGCCGATATCATGTGGCAGATTGGGACGGGCTACTTCGGTTGTCGCGATCTCGAAGGAAATTTTAGTATTGATACTATGGTAAAAAGGTGCCAAGAAATTCCTCAAATTAAAGCTATCGAAATAAAGCTCTCTCAGGGGGCAAAGCCAGGCAAAGGGGGGATTCTTCCAGGGACAAAGGTTAATAAAGAAATTGCTCGTGTTAGAGGAATTCCCCTTGGTAAAGATTGCATTTCTCCTAATGCCCATAGTGAATTTTCAAATCCAAATGAGCTCATCGACTTTATTGAAAAAATTGCTAAGGCCACTGGTCTTCCCGTTGGGATAAAGGCCGCTATTGGTCAGGGAGATTTTTGGGAGGAGTTAAGTGATCTCATGCTAAAAAGAAATGAAGGTCCGGACTTTATTACAATTGATGGTGGAGAGGGAGGTACGGGCGCTGCTCCTCTAACTTTTGCTGATCACGTTTCTTTGCCTTTTAAGATAGGGTTTTCAAGAGTGTATCAGATCTTTCAAAAGAAAAACCTCTGTCAAAGAATCGTATGGATTGGATCGGGGAAACTAGGTTTTCCCGATCGCTCAATTGTTGCCATGACTTTAGGGTGTGACATTATCCATATTGCTCGAGAAGCAATGATGAGTATTGGCTGCATTCAGGCTCAAAAGTGTCACACCGATCATTGTCCTGCGGGGATCGCAACTCAGAATGCTTGGCTTGAGGGAGGTATTTCTGTTGAGCGCAAGGCCTTGAACTTTTCAAATTATCTCATGCAGCTTCGAAAAGAGTTACTACAACTCTCGCATGCGGCCGGCTACGAGCACCCAGGACAATTCACGGGTGAAGATATTGAGTTTAGTAATGGGGTTAATCATTTTAGTACCTTGAGAGAAATCATGGGCTATGAGAAAGAGCCTTTAAAATTTGAGAGTATGGAGAAGCTCTTAAAAGAGTAG
- a CDS encoding sulfite exporter TauE/SafE family protein, protein MFELTLLEYCALFSLVAFAGFVDSVAGGGGLITIPTYLAFGVPSELILGTNKCVSTSGGSLAIYRYLKNGVINFKVMIYAIVTGLIGSSIGTQLSRHLDSKRMVYLLIVLVPFVLFLNWYKGKSLKKKSDAEVEALSAKQMILRSSLIGLIIGCYDGFFGPGTGTFLIIALVFFMNMNMVEASPNARVVNFTSNITAFVIFLAKGLILWKVAIVAIVASMFGNHIGSGLVIKGNEKVVKIIFNFVLVGLLFKSILDLIQQ, encoded by the coding sequence ATGTTTGAACTCACTCTTTTAGAATATTGCGCTCTTTTTAGTCTTGTTGCCTTTGCTGGATTTGTCGACTCTGTCGCAGGCGGTGGAGGACTGATTACAATTCCCACTTACCTCGCTTTTGGTGTTCCCAGTGAATTAATTCTTGGAACTAATAAATGTGTGAGTACATCAGGGGGATCTCTTGCTATTTATCGTTACTTAAAAAATGGTGTTATCAATTTTAAAGTCATGATTTATGCTATTGTGACAGGTCTGATCGGTTCAAGTATTGGAACTCAATTGAGTCGTCATCTTGACTCTAAGCGAATGGTTTATCTTCTTATTGTATTGGTTCCCTTTGTTCTCTTTTTAAATTGGTACAAAGGAAAGAGTCTTAAAAAGAAATCTGATGCCGAAGTTGAAGCACTTAGTGCTAAGCAAATGATCCTTCGCTCTAGTCTCATAGGGCTTATTATAGGCTGTTATGATGGATTCTTTGGCCCTGGGACGGGAACATTTCTGATTATTGCCCTCGTCTTCTTCATGAACATGAATATGGTGGAAGCATCTCCCAACGCTCGAGTTGTGAATTTCACTTCGAATATAACGGCCTTCGTTATCTTTCTAGCGAAGGGGCTCATTCTCTGGAAAGTTGCGATTGTCGCCATTGTTGCTTCCATGTTCGGAAATCACATCGGAAGTGGCCTTGTTATTAAGGGAAATGAGAAAGTCGTTAAAATTATCTTCAACTTCGTTTTAGTAGGACTACTTTTTAAATCGATCCTTGATTTGATTCAGCAATAG
- a CDS encoding LysR family transcriptional regulator — translation MAREKRLKEVNWNHLYCFHEVARSRSLRAAAEGLGVASSTISEQLKKLEHFLEKELFNRTSRGMSLTDEGKKLFVRTKQVFEAGSKLLDDFLTDDIGGYPVSVGIEDTISSDISLEFTSQYWDLFTPFGVVNTSRQAEHDILVENILNSHIDWGISVKEPNRKRLESKEIGSFEVSFYCSEELLEKFKDPKEIINNIPFAKSFEDSLTNKIIEDYLRLNGCAPREIIYSDHNDYIKKLCLRSRCVMVMAENPLEDYYQGLAKIDLDEPLKVKLFAIWRRDHEKLISIKKLKQLIHSNIKQVPLTYDDHDLQIEVSDVASDLLVDSDEHEK, via the coding sequence ATGGCACGAGAAAAAAGATTAAAAGAAGTCAATTGGAATCATTTATACTGCTTTCATGAAGTAGCGAGATCTCGATCACTTAGGGCCGCTGCTGAAGGTCTAGGCGTTGCTTCCTCTACAATCAGCGAGCAGCTTAAAAAGCTTGAACACTTTCTTGAAAAAGAGCTCTTTAATAGAACCTCTAGGGGAATGAGTCTAACTGATGAGGGAAAAAAGCTCTTTGTTAGAACAAAGCAAGTTTTTGAAGCAGGTTCTAAACTTCTAGACGACTTTCTCACAGATGATATTGGTGGCTATCCCGTTTCTGTTGGAATTGAAGATACCATCTCTTCTGATATCTCCTTAGAGTTTACCTCACAGTACTGGGACTTATTCACTCCCTTTGGAGTTGTTAATACATCAAGACAGGCCGAGCACGATATCTTAGTAGAAAATATACTGAACTCTCATATTGATTGGGGAATTTCAGTAAAAGAGCCTAATAGAAAGAGACTTGAGTCTAAAGAAATTGGTTCATTTGAAGTGAGTTTTTATTGCTCCGAAGAGCTTCTTGAAAAATTCAAAGACCCAAAAGAGATCATTAATAACATTCCTTTTGCAAAGAGTTTTGAAGATAGTCTTACCAACAAAATTATTGAAGACTACTTAAGACTTAATGGATGTGCTCCTCGTGAAATTATTTATAGTGATCATAACGACTACATCAAAAAACTCTGTTTAAGAAGTCGATGTGTTATGGTCATGGCAGAAAACCCTCTCGAGGATTATTATCAAGGTCTTGCCAAGATTGATCTGGATGAACCTCTCAAAGTGAAGCTCTTTGCTATTTGGAGAAGAGATCACGAAAAGTTGATTTCAATTAAAAAGCTGAAACAATTAATTCACTCGAATATCAAGCAAGTTCCTCTTACTTATGATGATCACGACCTTCAAATTGAAGTTTCTGATGTCGCTTCGGATCTTCTTGTTGATAGTGATGAACACGAGAAGTGA
- a CDS encoding esterase-like activity of phytase family protein translates to MKSIIVLISLISSLSSYSVPKLQFIGEQSFDSSKILNGLKFGGISGIVKADESTWYAISDDRADHGVARYFSLEIKEKDRSLFVTPKKWIELKAQDGKSYEKGSIDFEGITLLGNGNLLISSEGDHRFEKKIDPALSEYKLNGEFVKTWTVPVKFLPPKRGLRNRGVRFNLSLESLAASDDQSRVFTINEEPLVQDGELLDKEDGIVRIVEYNRSKPVAEYPYLASQLPNPWKFPEAKGNNGVVDLLYYEKNQVIVVERAFLKNNYKNVIRLYLSELDAKKNIKMVESLKKSKVVPLKKSLLLDLETIPTKLDNIEGIAWGPKLKDGSRTIILVSDNNFSSKQRTLFLFFKLVP, encoded by the coding sequence TTGAAATCTATTATTGTCCTCATTTCACTTATATCCTCTTTAAGTTCTTATTCAGTACCAAAACTTCAATTTATCGGTGAGCAATCATTTGATTCATCAAAGATATTGAATGGATTAAAATTTGGAGGAATTTCAGGAATCGTAAAGGCCGATGAATCTACATGGTATGCCATAAGTGATGATCGTGCCGATCATGGTGTTGCTCGCTACTTTTCTCTAGAAATAAAAGAGAAGGATCGTTCTTTATTCGTAACTCCCAAAAAATGGATTGAACTTAAGGCCCAAGATGGAAAAAGCTATGAAAAGGGAAGTATTGATTTTGAAGGGATTACTTTACTTGGCAATGGAAACCTTCTTATCTCTTCTGAAGGGGATCATCGATTTGAAAAAAAGATTGATCCAGCTTTAAGTGAGTACAAGTTAAATGGAGAATTTGTTAAGACGTGGACTGTCCCAGTTAAATTTCTTCCCCCAAAAAGAGGACTTCGAAACCGTGGAGTTCGTTTTAATCTAAGTCTTGAGTCCCTCGCTGCATCCGATGATCAAAGCCGAGTTTTTACAATCAATGAAGAGCCTCTTGTCCAAGATGGAGAGCTATTAGATAAAGAAGATGGAATTGTTCGCATCGTCGAATACAATCGCTCAAAGCCTGTGGCCGAATATCCTTATCTTGCTTCTCAATTGCCAAACCCTTGGAAATTTCCAGAAGCAAAGGGAAATAATGGGGTTGTTGATCTTTTGTATTATGAAAAAAATCAAGTAATCGTAGTAGAAAGGGCCTTTTTAAAAAACAATTATAAAAATGTGATTCGACTTTATTTAAGTGAGCTTGATGCTAAGAAAAATATAAAGATGGTAGAGTCACTAAAGAAAAGTAAAGTGGTACCTCTTAAGAAATCTCTCCTTTTAGATTTAGAAACAATTCCAACGAAGCTTGATAATATTGAAGGGATTGCGTGGGGCCCAAAGTTAAAAGATGGCTCTCGTACAATTATTCTCGTGAGTGATAATAATTTCTCTTCCAAGCAAAGAACTCTTTTTCTTTTCTTTAAATTAGTTCCTTAA
- a CDS encoding M48 family metallopeptidase has translation MNNFNAIKYHESENKFLGSEDVSFESESLQFQDQNISFQSLKIRLSGANNSLVYFYYTDSESPLFYIRRSKRLIKLLKECKFSNREEFNKSLLTYSNHLGMQLSLAVVILTFIAGTLFLLKNPLINGLSKTIPYKYEKMLGEALFEYTQKDDLLISDKEVLDELHYILGPLIENLPKNYREPKIYISKSSKLNAFTMPGGIIVFNEGLLKRSTTIEEVQGVAAHEFAHMSERHVIKNIFSAVGAFAVFDVLIGDMSGFIAAVLDQGSFLLRQSFSRDFEREADRIALEYLEKSQISPQGLVDMFTKMKEEHSLSLKEGEKALSFLNTHPDTDERIETIKKSPSAYWEVKSDYPYDKFIQMLEKVN, from the coding sequence ATGAATAATTTCAATGCAATCAAATATCATGAATCTGAAAATAAATTTCTTGGAAGTGAGGATGTCTCATTTGAAAGTGAGTCGTTACAATTTCAAGATCAAAATATTTCATTTCAGTCACTTAAAATTAGGTTGAGTGGAGCTAATAACTCTCTTGTCTATTTTTATTATACTGATAGTGAATCACCTCTTTTCTACATTAGAAGAAGTAAAAGGCTGATAAAGCTTTTAAAGGAATGCAAATTCTCTAATCGGGAAGAATTCAATAAGTCCCTTCTTACATATTCAAATCATCTTGGAATGCAACTCTCTTTAGCTGTTGTTATTCTTACTTTCATTGCAGGTACACTTTTTCTGTTAAAAAACCCTCTTATAAATGGTCTTTCAAAAACAATCCCTTATAAGTATGAAAAGATGCTTGGAGAAGCATTGTTTGAATATACGCAAAAGGATGATCTTCTGATCTCTGATAAAGAGGTTTTGGATGAACTTCATTATATTTTAGGCCCGTTGATTGAAAATCTTCCAAAGAATTACCGTGAACCTAAAATTTATATTTCTAAGAGTTCGAAGTTAAATGCCTTTACCATGCCAGGTGGGATTATTGTTTTTAATGAAGGTCTTTTAAAAAGAAGCACAACTATTGAAGAAGTTCAAGGCGTCGCAGCTCATGAATTTGCTCACATGAGTGAGCGTCATGTGATTAAAAATATCTTTAGCGCTGTGGGTGCCTTTGCTGTTTTTGATGTTCTCATTGGTGATATGAGTGGCTTTATCGCCGCAGTACTTGACCAGGGAAGTTTTCTTCTTAGACAAAGTTTCTCTAGGGATTTTGAAAGAGAAGCCGATAGGATTGCTCTAGAGTATTTAGAGAAGTCACAAATTAGTCCGCAAGGCTTAGTTGATATGTTCACAAAGATGAAAGAAGAGCATTCTCTCAGCTTAAAAGAGGGAGAGAAGGCCCTGAGCTTTTTAAATACTCACCCAGATACGGATGAAAGGATTGAGACAATAAAAAAGAGTCCGTCTGCGTATTGGGAAGTAAAGTCAGATTATCCATATGATAAATTTATACAAATGCTAGAGAAGGTAAATTAA
- a CDS encoding TIGR00266 family protein: protein MNVQKEGGSSFSFLRIKLAKGEKLTTESGAMASMDKDIELRSRLNGGFLQGLIMKFLGKESLFINTFQNKSKVEKEVVLTQATPGDIREVVLDNEELFIQPGSYLASTSGIKFSLRWAGFSSWIAGEGLFRIRISGSGTCWYGAYGAVIEKEIDGEYIVDTGHLLSYPSTIKLKIMLPGGVFSSFFGGEGFVLRLEGKGTVKLQTRSIEGLASWLNPRFWN, encoded by the coding sequence ATGAATGTTCAAAAAGAAGGTGGAAGTTCATTTTCATTTCTTAGAATTAAATTAGCTAAGGGAGAAAAACTCACAACTGAGTCTGGTGCAATGGCCAGTATGGACAAAGACATTGAACTTAGAAGTCGTTTAAATGGTGGTTTTTTACAGGGACTTATTATGAAGTTTCTTGGAAAGGAGTCGCTTTTTATTAACACTTTTCAAAATAAATCAAAAGTTGAAAAGGAAGTCGTTCTCACTCAAGCTACGCCTGGAGATATTAGAGAAGTCGTCCTTGATAATGAAGAATTATTCATTCAGCCAGGTTCATATTTAGCAAGTACTTCTGGAATCAAATTTTCTTTGAGATGGGCCGGATTCTCTTCGTGGATTGCGGGTGAAGGTCTCTTTAGAATTCGCATTTCGGGTAGTGGAACTTGTTGGTATGGCGCCTATGGTGCTGTCATTGAAAAAGAAATAGATGGTGAATATATCGTTGATACAGGACACCTTCTATCTTATCCGTCGACAATAAAGTTAAAGATTATGTTACCTGGTGGAGTTTTTTCTAGCTTCTTTGGTGGAGAAGGATTTGTCCTTCGTCTCGAAGGAAAAGGGACTGTCAAATTACAAACTCGAAGTATTGAAGGACTTGCCAGTTGGTTAAATCCTAGGTTTTGGAATTAG